From the Quercus lobata isolate SW786 chromosome 6, ValleyOak3.0 Primary Assembly, whole genome shotgun sequence genome, one window contains:
- the LOC115949840 gene encoding uncharacterized protein LOC115949840, which produces MRKEMDELRSTIKEKTDRSVDKMVRATDSPFTAAVLECPVPSMFCLSQLEPFDGLKDPQDHLNTFKTTLGLQQPPDEILCRSFPTTLKGAAREWFTKLPNSSIDNFNQLSSAFLRHFIGGQCPRRPVDYLLTIRQGEKEILRSYVKRFTREILEVDETDDKVQLTTFKAGLRSRDLVASLAKNPPKTMAEMLLKAQKYMNAEDALAAIKDAEKSGDKAKREDDCRGQKRDRPDRRNNDGNRRKDDKNPRTHEAFSRDDDRPSQPPHKVIGEINTITGGPFSRGSFKSLKKAYQRQVNNVHAIPPSKHR; this is translated from the exons ATGAGGAAGGAAATGGACGAATTGAGGAGCACCATTAAGGAGAAGACGGACCGAAGCGTAGACAAAATGGTAAGGGCTACGGATTCACCCTTCACCGCCGCGGTACTTGAATGCCCTGTACCGTCAATGTTTTGCTTATCTCAACTCGAGCCATTCGATGGACTAAAAGACCCACaggatcatcttaataccttCAAGACGACTCTAGGTCTTCAACAACCACCTGACGAGATACTGTGTCGTTCCTTCCCAacgactctcaaaggagctgcaagagaATGGTTTACGAAGTTGCCAAACTCGTCCATAGACAACTTCAATCAGTTAAGTAGTGCCTTCTTGCGCCATTTCATAGGGGGGCAATGCCCAAGGAGGCCAGTAGACTACTTACTCACCATAagacagggagagaaggaaATTCTGAGGTCGTATGTTAAACGATTCACCCGGGAGATTCTAGAGGTGGACGAAActgatgacaaggtgcagctgacgaccttcaaagcGGGGTTGAGGTCCAGAGACCTCGTGGCCTCCCTCGCAAAGAACCCCCCAAAGACGATGGCGGAAATGCTCTTGAAggcacagaagtacatgaatgctgaagatGCTTTAGCTGCCATAAAAGATGCCGAGAAGTCAGGAGACAAGGCCAAGAGGGAAGACGACTGtagggggcaaaagagagaTCGACCAGACCGTCGGAACAATGACGGGAACAGGAGGAAGGATGATAAAAATCCTCGAACG cATGAAGCCTTCTCCCGGGATGATGACCGTCCGTCCCAGCCTCCACACAaggtgatcggggagataaacacgATTACAGGAGGACCGTTCTCAAGAGGATCGTTTAAATCACTCAAAAAGGCATACCAGAGACAGGTGAACAACGTCCACGCCATACCTCCATCCAAGCACCGATGA